GGAGGGGGTGTCCGCTGGCATGGATGGCCTTACGGTCTTCTTCCCCGCATCCGCGAGGGTCAGGGTCGATGCCCCTTTGTGACTGGTGCGCAGGTCGCGCGGGTGACGCACTGGCCTCTTTGGCGATTGCTCGAGGGCAATGTCGCTCTCTGACAGCACGAACGCTGCGCCCGCGAGTGAGGCCACAAAGCCGATTGCAAGGACGGCCTGCCGCAGGGTTCGCATCTGGTTGCGCCTGCGAAGCTCGGCCATCCCGGATCTCAGCGGGTCACATGCGGCACAGACGGCGCCACCGTCGGGCACCAGTCCACCACATCGCATGCATGCCATCGGAGGCAGGCTCCTTCCCCGGAGTTTTCATCAGGGTAGCAGGCAAAAGGCTGATCGGCTATTCCCCAAAGGGGGAGGAATTCGGGAGCTGGGTCGGGTGCTCGTCTGCCCTTGCCCCAAGGGTCTTCTCGTCGTCAGCGCCGTCTTCAGGCGCCATCATAAGCGCTCCCATGCGCAGCGCGTACAGCGCCAGGCCCACCTTGTCGTGAACCCCCAGCTTGGCGCGCGCGTTCTGGGCGTGCTTCTTGACCCCCTCGACGCTGATGCCCATGCGGTCGGCGATCAGGCGGTATTTCAGCAGGCAGAGCGCAGCCGTCTCGCGCTCGCGCGCGGTCAGTCGCGCCCAGCGCGCTTCAGATGGGCTGGGCGCGGGTTGAGCGCGCAGCGCGTCGGGGGTATGAGCACCGTCAGAGGCGGTCTCTTTGCTTCTGCGGTGGCGGGGAGGGGGGCGACGCATGAACACCTCATCTGCATAGGGAGTGACGGCATCGAACAAAGGTGGGGTGACCGTGCCATCAGACTACCAGCAGAAGGGCGAGAGGGCCATTCCTACAAAGTGGAAGATTTCCGGGAGCCCCCCTCCCCGAAACGGGTAGACCACCTTCAGATGGGGTCTTCTGTTGTGGGAGCGGTGGAGAGATCGCCTTCGAGCGCGCCCATGCGCACGGCGTACAGGGCGAGCTCGACCCGGTCACGGGTTCCGAGCTTGGCGCGGGCGTTCTGGAGGTGCTTCTTCACGCCTTCTACGCTGATGTGCATGCGTGCCGCGATCTCCTTGTACTTGAGATGGCTGAGGGCGACGGTCTCTCGTTCCCGCGGCGTCAGAGATGCCCAGCGGGAGTCGAGGGGCAGGCTCGTTTCCGAGGGGGCCGCCACGGACGCGCTGGAGCGGGGGGAGACGTCTTCTCCTTCCCCCGAAGGGGAAGACGCCGGTGCTACAGGTTCGCCCGCGGCTGGGGCGGGTGCGCCGGTCTCGTCTGGCGTTTCGGCTCGATGGGGTGGAGCGGGCCGTGCTCGTCTGGGAATCGCCTCGTGCAGCGCGCGCAGCAGGTCGAAGGGGTCGACGAAGCGTCGCGACAGCAGCGCCGCGAACGTGAGCGAGATGACGATGGCGGGCACCACGGCCGCGAGAAAGCTGAAGCGCACCACCCGCAGGGTGTCGGCCAATGAGCTGGTGTCGTAGTCGACGCTGAGCAGATAGGCCACCTTGCCGCTCTTGTCGGCGATGGGCGCGTACGCCGTGATGTTCTCGTCGCCGCGGTGGGTGGTGTAGGGGGCGGGCGAGTACGAGACCTTGTTGCCCAGGGCGTCGAGGGCGAAGGGCTCAGCGGGAAACCAGACCTCGGCAGAGATCTGATCGTCGGCATCGTCCGGCTCGACGATCTTGGCTTCCCGGTCGCCGTCGACCACCACGATGCTCAGGTGATGGCCCCGCTCGGGGAACCAGCGTCGCTCGAGCGCCGCGAGCTTCTGGGAAGTGGCTCTGTACGCGGGGTTGCTGCCAGGCGTGTCGGTGCGCCCGATCTTCTCGATGGTCGCAGCGTCGAGCTGGGCGGCGATTTGGGGCAGTGTCTCGGCCAGCCCGCGGGCGTGCTGAAACAACCAGTAGCGAGCCCCAGGGCCGATCAGCAGCAACGCAACGGCAGATGTGACGAGCTCTGCGGTGATGAGCCAGGCAAAGAACCGCGCAAACGTGCTTTTCAGGCGAGGCGTGTCTCCTGTTCGAGAGGTGGCGGCTCGCTGCGTGACCAGAGACGCGCTCGCAGGGAGCCTGCGTGCGAGGGGACTTCGTCGAGATCCGAGGGAACCCTCGGGTGGCGCAACCGCTTCATTGATACCGGCGCGCTGGCCCGTGGCGCGGCATCGCTCGCATTGACACCTTCCACCCCCTCTAGTACACTGAGGCTTCCCTCTCTGAGCGTCATGACAGCCCCAACTGAGTTGAAGCGCGGTCTCTTCCACACCCTGTCCCGCCTATGGGAAACCGCCAAGGCCCATCGCGGTTGCTTCGTTGCGGCCGGCTGCGCCATGCTGCTCACGAACCTCGCTTCGTTTCTGAGGCCGTACCTGCTCAAGCGCCTCACCGACGACGTTCTCACGGCGCAATCGCTTGCGGGGAAGACCAACGTGCTTCTCTTGCTGCTCTCTGGCGTTCTGGGGGCTACCGCGATGAAGGGCCTGTTCACGTACCTTCAGGGCTACTGGCTGACCACGGGGAGCCAGCGCCTGGCGCG
The sequence above is a segment of the Pseudomonadota bacterium genome. Coding sequences within it:
- a CDS encoding LuxR family transcriptional regulator, producing the protein MFDAVTPYADEVFMRRPPPRHRRSKETASDGAHTPDALRAQPAPSPSEARWARLTARERETAALCLLKYRLIADRMGISVEGVKKHAQNARAKLGVHDKVGLALYALRMGALMMAPEDGADDEKTLGARADEHPTQLPNSSPFGE
- a CDS encoding LuxR family transcriptional regulator gives rise to the protein MEETALQLSWGCHDAQRGKPQCTRGGGRCQCERCRATGQRAGINEAVAPPEGSLGSRRSPLARRLPASASLVTQRAATSRTGDTPRLKSTFARFFAWLITAELVTSAVALLLIGPGARYWLFQHARGLAETLPQIAAQLDAATIEKIGRTDTPGSNPAYRATSQKLAALERRWFPERGHHLSIVVVDGDREAKIVEPDDADDQISAEVWFPAEPFALDALGNKVSYSPAPYTTHRGDENITAYAPIADKSGKVAYLLSVDYDTSSLADTLRVVRFSFLAAVVPAIVISLTFAALLSRRFVDPFDLLRALHEAIPRRARPAPPHRAETPDETGAPAPAAGEPVAPASSPSGEGEDVSPRSSASVAAPSETSLPLDSRWASLTPRERETVALSHLKYKEIAARMHISVEGVKKHLQNARAKLGTRDRVELALYAVRMGALEGDLSTAPTTEDPI